A stretch of DNA from Takifugu rubripes chromosome 15, fTakRub1.2, whole genome shotgun sequence:
AAGAAAAACTCCATAATGTGACAGTTTGGTCGGACGTCTTCTTGCTGACAAGTTTCTTTGGCTCTCGGATTTTAAGGCCTTGGAGTTATTCTGCTAACTGACGGTGAGACATTTGGTTCATCGGGCTAGTTAGCCAACATCGCCCATTGAAATTTTTTTCCATCACCGATAAACTAATATCAAATGATATTCCAAAAACATTTACTGATCCCCCTGTTTATCTCTAACCTCATGTTGAGACAATGGTAAGAACGTATTTTTTCGTTTTGCGTTTATTGGGTTGTAATAAGTCAACGAACCAATCGATGAGCGCTAGCTAGAAGCGCAAGATTTCATCTTTGAAAACTACAgatgatattttaaaaaaaccgcATTAGCCTTGCAGTCAACGCATCTAAATGATCTTTTCTCTCACCGGTTAAAGTGGGTTTCTGTCGTGCTTTATCATACCTGCAACTGCTCTGGAATGACACACACTAAAAAGATTTGTATTTTTCAATTTGTCATTGACTGAACTTTGTCTATTCACTTCACAGCCAATGATTCAGCTTGAAAAACCTGTGCCCACTGGTACCATGCCGGTGGTATGGCCCACCATTCTTGACCTGGGCAGGGATGAGTGTAAAAGAATCCTCCGCAAACTGGGTAAGGTTAACTATAGTTATTTAGAGCTTCCTAATCAAAGGTTTTTTGACAGTAAGCGCACATTAAAGTGTCGCTTTATGGCCTTCGTTCAGTGGTTTTCTGAAATTTTATTATTGTATAATAGGCACAAAGCCTAAAAAGTAAGAAGTATGTTAAATGCATCAACACAAgtaaaaatatatacagtaatATAAAGTCACTTTCTAAATTCACACTTCATCTAAAGTTAGTGGGGGAAATACACATTCTAAACCATTCACTGTATTATGCATGCGTAATTATATATCaatatttttctgttgtttttgcatATCCTTATCAGAGTTGGAAGCTTACGCTGGGGTAATTAGTGCCTTAAGAGCCCAAGGAGACCTGACCAAGGAAAAGAAGGATCTGCTAGGAAACCTCACAAAAATACTTGGGTAAATTTGTCCCACATGTTTTAAAGTTTGATGCTGTAACTATTCATTACAGGTAAAATCTTTGATAATGCCACAGTTTTTCTAGTTTTGTATTGAAATCCAAGCAGTTAAAGTCGCAATGGGTCTGTAAAACTGGTGAGAAAAAGGCAGTTAACAATGGAGAAGACAGACCACCATAACACTTTAAAGGTAGACCTTCCCATCAAATAAATTGTCAGGTTTCAGTGAGTACACTTTTCTACAGTCTCCAAAGGCACTTAgaaacttggggggggggggggggggggatctgtcAGGACGAGGCCTGGCAGCCCTGAAAAACAGCAAGTCAAGTTTCTGAGAGTCATCAGCTCTCAGGACAACAGCTCCAAGCACAGCTTAATAGTGGATGCAGGAAGCAAGTCTCAATGTTAACTTAATATACATTGTTTATTTGTTCTATTCTTTATTTTATGTTCAATTAAACTCCATTACTTTCAATAGAACTTTCAAATAAATATTGCAGTTTTGAAATGTTTGACCACTAGTGTGCatcagtgttttatttaaaatgtcccTTTTGCTTTTTAGCATCTCAACAGAGCGCCATCGAGCCGAAGTCCGGAGAGCTGTGAATGATGAACGCCTCAACACCATCGCTTATCAGTTAGTTCATCCATGCATGTGCTCGCTGCTCTACCAGAGATAGAAATTCTAAACAAATACATTGTCGTTCCAGCATGTCGGGTCCAAACAGCTCGTCTGAATGGAGCATCGAAGGGCGTCGGCTTGTTCCCTTGATGCCGCGGTTGGTCCCTCAAACTGCCTTCACAGTTACTGCTAACGCAGTGGCCAATgccacagccaatcagaatgcCTCCCTCCCGGTGCCAGCTGAAACGGGCAACAAAGAAGGTGCGACATCATGAATCAGTGTTTGATAAGGGTGTTATTAGAGAGTAACTGTTTGATTTCCTCCCTGCAGTTGTTGTCTGTTACTCATTCACAAGCACCACATGCACCTCCACCAATGCTTCAGCAGCCGGTGGCACTGCTGTAGGAGTTACTGTGAAATCCCCACGACCACCCAGCCCTTCATCCAATGTGGTGGTGTTGCCCAGTGGAAGCACTGTCTACGTAAAGAGTGAGTTCCACTGAAATCCTATATATCATAATGTTCCGGCAAGTGATTTCTTCTCTTGAATATTGTGTTTATCTCAATACTAATTAAACTTGATAGAAACGGAATGGTGCTATTGAGGGTCAATCGTCTCATCAGCCTGTAGGTGGCACTACACGTTAACTTCAAGTTAATATAAACTCTACAGAACTGTTGCagacttaattttttttttttaatcttctcttAACATAATGTGAAGGTCAtatgtgtaaaaaataaatacttcatatttctgtaaatgtgtCATAAGAATAAATACTTGAAAtaaactcctccacttccttTAAGGTGTCAGCTGCTCCGATGAGGATGAGAAGCCTCGTAAGAGAAGACGGACCAACTCATCAAGCTCATCACCTATGATGCTAAAGGAGGTCACCAAAGTGTCCCCACAAGTGTCTAAGAACATCACAGTCCCTGTCAGCAGCAGTCCCAAGATGAGCAACATCATGCAGAGCATCGCCAACTCTCTGCCTCCCCATCTGTCCCCCGTTAAGATCACCTTCACTAAACCCACCATCcagaccaccagcaccaccacacaGAAGGTACGTTCATTTTGATCTCTCCCATTGTACATTACTTCAGTCAGGTTTTACAGTCATGTCTTCTTCCAGGTGATCATTGTGACAACCTCTCCCAGCTCCAACTTTGTGCCCAACATCCTTTCCAAATCTCAAAACCACGCCACAGTGTCCAAACTGGGCTCCGCCTCCATTCTGGCCGCACCCACTCAGAAGCAAGCAGTGGTGTTGACGGCCAGCACCAGCCCCGGTTCCACTGCCAGTGCCGTTGCAGTGACCACAGTGGTCTCCTCCACACCCTCAGTCGTCATGTCAACGGCAACTTGTAAGTGTTCCCTTTAACAGAAAGCACAGACGGCAACTCGCCTTCAGTTCGAAAAAATTACGTTCCACCTTTCAAATAATTTagaaaaggaaatgagaaaagaaaaagcttgGATAAATAAAATGCTGGAGTATGGGGTGATAATATAGACCAGCAACAGGAAACATGGGGTTTTCCTTCTGTGTGTAACATAGTTATGAAGGGCTTTtcacagaacctgcagcagagttTTACAACCCTGAAGTAGCACCTTCAAAGGTTTTGGTTCTGCTTTGATGAGTAAATAATAAAGAAGAACTAGAAGGGTTTGGGGAGCTTCCTCATTCATTAAACAAAAGACAGGTACCGGTATATAAATATAGAGTCCTTGGTGTAGAGGTTTGATGTGGATGTGTCCTCTCCTTCACCTTTGGTCTAATTACTGTGGTGACAGACCAGAGCGCCAACAAAGGTTAGAAAAAGCAGAATCACCATTGTTGTTCCCTTCTAGGTGGCTCTGCAACTGGAGTGAAGGTGGCTTCAGCCAGGCTCCCTTCACCCAAGACCCTGGTGGGCTCACCAGCCCAGATCCTGGCCCAGTTTCCCAAGCAGCAGTCACCTAAACAGTTGCAGCAGAGTGCACCTTTAGGAGCATCCAGTGTCAGCCAGAGCcacaccaccagcacctcccCCGTTTCAAAGCCCACCATCCAGATCAAACAAGAGTCTGGTAGGTCTGATCAGTTCTACCGCCTCTGTTTTAAATTCTGCCCTATGTATTTGGTAAGATCTTATTTCCAAAGGAGTTTTTCAAATGATTTCGCGCTGTCGGCCTGGTCTTTCAAATATAAGAAAATGAGCTTTGTTCTTCTGCAGGAGTCAAGATCATCACACAGCAGGTTCAGCCCAGCAAAATCCTGCCAAAACCTTCATCTGTTGCTCTGTCCAGCAGCAGTTCATCCCCCATCATGGTCGTCAGTAGCAACGGCGCTATCATGACTACCAAGCTGGTCACTCAGCCCACAGGTGAAGCAACTCATGCTACCTGTAACAAAACCAAATTTAGTGAACACATATTAAAGagtttatgtgtttatttatatgTACTTACATATAAGCAACCTTGTAAATGGATAATAACTCTAGAATGTGTTAACAGCTACCCAGGCCACCTACACAAGACCCACTGTTAGTCCCATTGGGGCCAGGATATCAGCCTCCAGTGGTGGGACCACCTACGTAAAGACCACCAGTGGTAGCATCATCACAGTGGTACCCAAGTCTCTGGCCACGCTTGGTGGGAAGATCATCAGCAGTAACATCGTGTCTGGTGAGTCCTTGGCTCGCTTGGACCAAGCTTTTTATCTGAAGAGATCCGTTGGGATCAGATTAATGATTGTGCTTTATCCACTGGCAGGCACAACAACGAAGATCACCACCATCCCTGTGACCTCCAAGCCAAATGTCATTGTGGTTCAAAAAACCACAGGAAAGGGGACGACCATTCAGGGACTCCCTGGAAAGAATGTGGTGACCACACTTTTAAACACCGGGGTCAGTCCAAGACTTTCAGTTGATGTTGTATCTTTTTATTTCTCGTGTTTGTATCGCGTCAGCCCACTCTTTCACATGAGATTATGCGCTCTGGGAACTGTTTAAAACCCGAAGGGAACTGGTTAAAACCCATAATGAATAAACGCCTCATGTAATGAGCATGACTAGCAACTGCAAACTAGCAGGCTTTTGTTATAAAAGGTAGGTGCGGGCCTATAAGTGATAACAGCAGGTACTTGGTTCCTACTGGTAAAATGTTATGTTAAAACTTATTTATAAGGACATCaattggcttttcttttttttcttagatgtgtttttcctgttttttaagcACAGTGTAGCTTCCTGTTACAAAACCgatcctctttgtttttcctcagggTGAGAAGGGCCTGCAGGCCGTTCAGGGGGCCAAACCAGCCATCATCACAGCCTCTAGACCCATCACCAAGATGATTGTCACCCAGCCCAAAAGCATGAGCTCCGGTTCTCagtccactgccaccaagattATTCCAACTAAGATTGTCTATGGGCAGCAGGGCAAGACCCAGGTGAGACCGTAACAACTGTTTAATGAATACTCAGCTTTTGTTCATCTCTCTGATAAATGCTCTTTGCTGTTGACTGTGGTGGGAGTGAGCTCGTCAGGtggattttaattgttttgggAAAgaacaaggggaaaaaaggtcagGTCCTGTTTAAACCGCTGGCCAGCGTGGTATCATGAGACTGCTCACAAATGTCAAGTGAAGATTCATGTGACCAAATGATTCACATTGAAAAACGAACAAAGTCATTAGTCAAAAAATCATCGGCTCATCGCCCAAAGATTTGAGTAAAATTGCTCCTTTTAATCATCTCAAAATcaccatttgtgtttttactttGGGGGAATTTTTAAAAGTATCACGTGAAGGATTTTGTAGAAAggacatttctatttttatacaAATTCAAAGGTCAGTTCAAATATATCGGGTTATTTTTCCTTCAGAAAAAAAAGTCTACTTGTCTTGCCAAGTGTTCCACATTTCTCTAAAAGTTGAGGGGGCCTTGAATAAATTTTCTTTGTCTCAATCATTTCAATCTAtttttgctgggttttttttttttttacttcaaagGATTGAACCTATGACGGAAACTAACATATCATATTTTGCTGACTTTATGCCCTACAAGCACGTCATACTGTAGTTTCAATACTGAAGTCAACTAAAGTTAAAAATAGCGCAATTTCAGGTTCTGTTTTCAAAGGGAAATTTCAGTCATGGTGACGTGGCACACATGCATGTAACAGTGACAAGCGACTGAACCTTCATTTTGTAATAATTCAACTTCCTTGTACTGTAACATGTTTATCTTATATTATACTATTATTTGCATAACAAATTAGCCTTTTAGCtcttgttcatattttatcattccccccacccctcctgaAATGCTTCATGGCCTGTTTTTCAGGTACTCATCAAGCCAAAGCCCGTCTTCCAGACTGCAGTAGTGAGCGAACAGACCAGACAGCTGGTCACCGAGACGCTGCAGCAGGTGAACCGCGCCGCCGATATCGGTCAGACCCACACGGCAGGCCCGGATGGGTCAGTGAAGGAGGAGTCTGGTGGCTCTGGTGGAGTTGGCTCACATGGCAGTGCTCAGGGTGATCGTCCTTCTTCATCCATCAACAAGATTCAGCTGATCAACTCAAATTTTCCCAAAATAACTAATCCCACCACAATTCCCCAGAACCTCAGCCTGTAGTGCACGTGTTGACCTCCAGGGAGCAGGATTGGACTGAGCAGGAAGTGGCAGTGGCGTCCAGCCCCACTATAATCTACCAGGAGGTGTCGGCTGGGGAATCCCAGTCAGCCACGTCCACCATAAAAGCCTTGCTGGAGCTCCAGCAAACAACAGGTGAGCTGTCCACTCCCACAGAACCTGCTTGATGAGAAGCGGGGAAGTTCTAGGTATCTATTGAGCAGCGGACCGAACACATCAAGATCTTTCACACAACCACAGCGATGAGCCACAAAGGTTGTTGTTGAGAACATGGTAGAGTTGTCATGAACTGAAAAATAACAGCCGAAATGGGTATAAATGGAAGATTGATGGGTAACTACATCTTCATCGGCTTGTTTATTCTGTATTTTCCcctttaaaacattttcacactgattctgaatctgaatatttcaatttccctacggggatgaataaagtaaatcttgaatatAAGAAACTCTCAAAATTCAATACTCAAAAAATTTCATACAAACTTGATTATGTTTAACTAAAATTAGAACCGGGTCTGGACCGTTTCCCTTCCTTGTAGTGAAGGAGAAAGTGGAGCCCAAACCCAGGCAGCACACGATTGACCTGAGTCAGATGGCCGTGCCCATCCAGCTGACGCCGGACAAGAAGCCCGACCCAGAATCGCCAAAGCCCTCCACCTCAGAAGCTGAACCCAGCACCGAGTTCACCGCAAGTAAGACGCAAAGTTACGCAGAGCTGCTTCCTTCACAGTGACGTCACTCTTGATAATCTGCTGCGGtactacaaaaaaaaactgcatgtGTCAACAGTCGGAAACATGAATTGACGAGAAGTTACCCGAAATTAGCTGCTGAGTAAATGTGCTTCTACTGTGGAAACATTTATCTGACATGACATCGAcatgagcacttcctgttttggtgGGCCGCTCAACTGTGTGTGTACCCTAACTTTCCTCGCACAGGTAAAGTAAACAGAGTGGGTGTAGCCTCAGAGGACCACGACCTCATCTTGTCATCCAGCAGTCTGCAGCCAGTTAAATCTTTCAAAGGCAGCAGTCAGAGCGTCATGGTAACTAAACCAGCTGCTGCCTCATCTGCAGACTCCCACATCAGCCTCGTGGTGAGGACCGTGCCTTTGTCATTGTTCTCAACTGTTGAATTTCTGAGAAAAAGGGAAGCATTTCATAGGTAGAACCAAATTGTGGATTTTTGATTAGAATATTTATTTCACAAGTGGCTCTTTTACGCATTTATTACTATTTGAGTTTGTTTATATCCAGAAAAGCCCCTTAGATTTATCGcatgttgtttgtgtttttattttttccagccATCTGACAGCCGTGATAAATCTGACACCGTGTTGGAGGTCAGTGATGTGGAAGGTGACACTTTGGACCCCCAGACGGGTTTGTTTTACCGCTCAGGCCAATCGGCTACAGATCCTATCAAGCATGCGCCTACTCAGGGAGGAACTCAGAGCGCCCCACCGAGTCAGAGCGAAGCCGTCCAGAGCCCTCCCCCCGTTCACCCACCGCCGCCACAGCTGCAGAGTAAACCTCAGATCAGCCagcctccctcttcctccacttcttTACCTGCGACTCCTCCTCTCGCAAAGAAACTCCCAAAGCTCCGAGAGCAGAGCCAACCTAAACCCCAGACGGTAACGCAGAGCCCCAAAGACCGGCCCCATCCCGGAACAACCCAGGCAGGGCCAAAGGTCGCGGTTATAGGAACCCCCTCTAAGCCACAGCTGACACCACAACTCCCGAAGCTCCAGCAGGCTCCCACCTCGCACCACCGACCTCTGCACACACCCATGTCCCAGCCTCCACCGCTGCAGGCCCACCACCCGGTCAACACCGAGAAGACCGCCTCCGGCAAGGTGAAGTCTCCTCACGCATCCATTAACCTAACCAGTTCTTCTTTGAATGTCGGTAAAGCCTCAGGTTTCAGTCGATTTATTCGGGAACCTTCTCCACCACAGCCAATCATCACGCAGAGCGCCACCGTCACCAAGATCACCTTTGGCGGCTCCCACCGTTCGCCTCCAGTGTTCAGCAGCGCGGAGGCCACCGCCAAGCTGATCCCGGAGTCGAGCTCTGGGCCTCCAGGAGAGAAGTCCTCGGTGTCGGACATCCTGAAAATCTCCATGATGGAAGCAGAGATCGACCCGAGCACCGAGCCCATGGTGGTGGACTCCTCAAGCGACTGCGATCCTCTGACCAAGGCGCTGGACGTCCAGACCGTGTCGGGAACGTTGGACTCTGGACAGTTCATCAGCAGCTCCGGGGTGTCCATGCATCACCCCCACACGAAGAGCCGACAGTTCGGCTGCGTCCAGGGGCTGACGGCACAGAGCAGCAAAGACGACCTGGAGGTCATCGAGGTGAGACGAGCGTTCCTCATCCCGATCAGACCCATTTAATCCATCGCTGTTGATCGATCCCCATCTCTGGCACACAGGTCATCCCTCAGTACGCAATCCTGCCAGACTCCAGCCAGTCCAACGTTGTGGTGGAGCCCAGCGGGTTCCTGGAGATCACCAACTTCACcagccagcagctggaggaagacaGCCccatggagcaggaagtggacagCAGTAACGACGAGGCCGCGGCGGCCAGCCCTCCAGACCGGTCCTAGTCCAGCATCAGCTGTTGTTGACTCACTCGGAAACATGTTTATAATGAGACGAAGAAGAAAATAACAAGTGTAAATATTAGCTTGTTCATACGGTTTCTCCCCTCAGCTTGATGGCACATTATGGTTTATATTAAGCAGATGTGGGAGCGACGGCGTGGGATTAATCCTGTTGTGGGTTCAGACAGTTTGGACAGCGGCCCACCCAAACACaacagctgttgtgtttgtaCCAGCGAGTTCACatgtttcaaacacacacacacgtctaggAAACGGATTATTTGTCTTTTCTGGCACTTTGTCTGGTGCTTCTGTACATCGCGCCGGCGTCCTGGGGTTTAAATACGTTGGCGTGGGTTCCCCCGGGTTCATCCGCAGATGGGTTTTCTGGACTTCTTGTGAAGCATTCCTGCTCATCCTGATGTAAAAAGAGAAAACTGAGCTTTTGTAAGATTATTCTGACTTTCTGGAAGTTGCTGTGGagtgttttttgtttggttgttttttttgcatagTGTTTGAATCTAtgcatctctttttttaaccttttcaaaCTAGACAACTAGTTGAGTAAAATGAATAATCTGCATAAAACACTTTTGAACCTTGTGTCAGAGACATTGTATGTTTCTGTCCTGCTTTTGAATCCCCCCGCCACAGACACCCACATGACAAACGAAGGAGTGTCTTCATCGAGGACCCACGTAAGCCTCCTTTCTCTGTCATTCTGCTATGAGATGTTTCCTTTTAGTTCTAAACTCTTATTTTCACTTAAGACACGGGAGAAATTGAATTGGTCATTTGAGATTTGGCCCTTTTTTATTCCCAGATCAACCTACATTTCTGGTTTCACTTAGATTTTTATTCCCGCCCATTAAACACACCATTCTGTGTATTGTATTTGGAGTAAAACACAGGTCCCTATTTGGTATTCAGACCTAATCCTTTCCCATCCTTTCTGACCAACTGCATTTCTCTTCATAAAACAGCCTTTGGAGATCTCCTTGGCTTCAGTTCACTTATTTTTATGCTCCAGTTCGGCCCAGAACGTTGGAATTTGTGGTGGCTTCTAATGTCAAATCTGAAAGCATATTTCATGTCTTTTAAAGGCCGCTGGAGCCAAGCTGTGCGTTTATTGGGAACAGGCAGGGTTCTCTTTTCTGCTGTTGGCCCTGCACACGTGTAAAAGCGTTAATCCACGCTCCGTTCTGCTGCCGCCCCCCTACCAATTGAAAGTGATCCACGGGGCCCCGGGGGCCTCATACCCACCCGaagcctctgattggctgctttcAACCTGCAGACATGTGGATCTGTTTAGGAGCGCTGAGCCCGCAGTGTCGCCAACACATCTTAGGAACAcacagatgagctgctgctgctgccgctgatcGATACACGACCCTGAACGAACAGATTCCCATCtccactggttctactgggacagtcTCAACCAGTGCGCACTGCTCTGCAGATTGTCGGCAGTTCTCCGGCGATGACGTCGTCTCTCCATCCTTCAGTCGTTTTGGACTCTGTTCTGTGAGATCACAACGCTCCCATCAGGTTGAGTTTATTTCCCAAATCTCCCT
This window harbors:
- the emsy gene encoding BRCA2-interacting transcriptional repressor EMSY, with the protein product MIQLEKPVPTGTMPVVWPTILDLGRDECKRILRKLELEAYAGVISALRAQGDLTKEKKDLLGNLTKILGISTERHRAEVRRAVNDERLNTIAYHMSGPNSSSEWSIEGRRLVPLMPRLVPQTAFTVTANAVANATANQNASLPVPAETGNKEVVVCYSFTSTTCTSTNASAAGGTAVGVTVKSPRPPSPSSNVVVLPSGSTVYVKSVSCSDEDEKPRKRRRTNSSSSSPMMLKEVTKVSPQVSKNITVPVSSSPKMSNIMQSIANSLPPHLSPVKITFTKPTIQTTSTTTQKVIIVTTSPSSNFVPNILSKSQNHATVSKLGSASILAAPTQKQAVVLTASTSPGSTASAVAVTTVVSSTPSVVMSTATCGSATGVKVASARLPSPKTLVGSPAQILAQFPKQQSPKQLQQSAPLGASSVSQSHTTSTSPVSKPTIQIKQESGVKIITQQVQPSKILPKPSSVALSSSSSSPIMVVSSNGAIMTTKLVTQPTATQATYTRPTVSPIGARISASSGGTTYVKTTSGSIITVVPKSLATLGGKIISSNIVSGTTTKITTIPVTSKPNVIVVQKTTGKGTTIQGLPGKNVVTTLLNTGGEKGLQAVQGAKPAIITASRPITKMIVTQPKSMSSGSQSTATKIIPTKIVYGQQGKTQVLIKPKPVFQTAVVSEQTRQLVTETLQQVNRAADIGQTHTAGPDGSVKEESGGSGGVGSHGSAQEPQPVVHVLTSREQDWTEQEVAVASSPTIIYQEVSAGESQSATSTIKALLELQQTTVKEKVEPKPRQHTIDLSQMAVPIQLTPDKKPDPESPKPSTSEAEPSTEFTASKVNRVGVASEDHDLILSSSSLQPVKSFKGSSQSVMVTKPAAASSADSHISLVPSDSRDKSDTVLEVSDVEGDTLDPQTGLFYRSGQSATDPIKHAPTQGGTQSAPPSQSEAVQSPPPVHPPPPQLQSKPQISQPPSSSTSLPATPPLAKKLPKLREQSQPKPQTVTQSPKDRPHPGTTQAGPKVAVIGTPSKPQLTPQLPKLQQAPTSHHRPLHTPMSQPPPLQAHHPVNTEKTASGKPIITQSATVTKITFGGSHRSPPVFSSAEATAKLIPESSSGPPGEKSSVSDILKISMMEAEIDPSTEPMVVDSSSDCDPLTKALDVQTVSGTLDSGQFISSSGVSMHHPHTKSRQFGCVQGLTAQSSKDDLEVIEVIPQYAILPDSSQSNVVVEPSGFLEITNFTSQQLEEDSPMEQEVDSSNDEAAAASPPDRS